The uncultured Trichococcus sp. DNA segment GCGGATCGGCGACGGAAGATTCTGCAACTGAAACGACAGGCGAATACACGGACACGATCACAATCGTTTGGTACCCGAATGAATCAGGAAGCGATATGGAAACTTCCCGTGAAGCAATCGGCAGCTACATCGAAGAAGCCACCGGCAAGGAAGTCGAGCATCAACTGACGACCGACTACGCCATCGCCATCGAAGCGATTGCCAATGGACAAGCCAATCTGGCCTTCATGGGCGCGCAAGGATATGTGGAAGCCCACGACAAGAACGAAAACGTTGTCCCATTGGTAGTCCCATCCGGAGAATCCGGTACTTTGGATGATGCCATCTACTACAGCTGGATCAACGTCAAAAAAGGCAATGAAGAAGCCTACAGCGACGGCAACGGCGGCTATTCATTGGATAACATCCAAGGCAAACGCTTCTCCTTCGTCTCAAACTCTTCCACTTCCGGCTTTGTCGTACCGACATCCGGCATCATCGCGGCTTTCCCTGATGAAGAACTGACGCAAGAGTTGCTGATGGAGGGCGGCGAAGACAGATTCTTCAGCGAAGTACTGTTCGGCGGCTCCCACCAAGGTTCCGCAGTCAACTTGCTGACTGACCGCGCTGACGTAGCGGCCTTCTGTGATACGTGTGTAGCCAACTATGTGGAACCGGTCGACGGCGAGAAGAACGCAGTCGGAACGACATACGCAGTCAAGGAAGATGCGGCTGATCCATTCACCGGCTTGGCTGGACAAGAGTTTGTTTCTATCGGGGTGACGCCTGTATTGAACGCGCCGATGGTCATCAACAACGATGTCACTTCGCCTGAAGACCAAGAAGCTTTATTGGCTGCTTTCACAAGCGAAGAAATGAACAACGATCCATCGATCTGGAAAGATCCGGAATCGGAAGAATCAGCACTTTTCGAAAAAGATGGCGAATCCCAATTCGTGACGGCAGAAGACGCTTGGTTCGATCCGATCCGCGCATTGTCGGCTAAATAACCCATAAGATAAAGGAAACAAAAAGGAGAGAAACAGAATGCCATTGCTTGAAATGACCCATGTATCGAAAGAATACACAAAGGGAACGAAAGCATTGTCGGACATTCATTTCTCAGTCGAAGAAGGGGAGTTCATTTCAATCATCGGAAAGTCCGGTGCAGGGAAATCAACTCTCCTTCGCTGTATCAATCGCATGATTGATCCGTCTGAAGGAGTGGTAATGTTCGATGGTGTGGATACGGAACTACTGAACACGAAAGAGTTGCGCGAACTGAGAAGGCAGATCGGCATGATCTTCCAGCATTACAATCTGGTCAACCGGCTGAGCGTGCTGGACAATACGTGCCACGGCCGTCTCGGCTACACAAGCACCTTGAGAGGGGTGTTCGGAGCATTCTCAAATGAAGACAAAACCCATGCGGTAACGATCCTTGAGCAACTCGGCCTGAAAGAGCAGATTCATCAGCGTTGCGACCAATTGTCAGGCGGGCAGAAACAGCGTGTCGGAATCGCCCGGGCATTGGTCCAGAACCCAAAATTGATCCTTTGCGATGAACCAATCGCTTCCTTGGATCCGAGCTCCTCGCGCATCATCATGGAATACTTGAAGGACATCAACAAAAAGATGGGCATCACCGTCATCTGCAACCTGCACCAAGTCGATGTCGCCATCGCCTATTCGAAACGCATCATCGGCGTGAATGGCGGCCAGATCGTCTTCGACGGCACGCCTGATGAATTGACGCAGGAAAAAATCCATGAAATCTATGGTTCCGAAGCCGGGGAACTCATCACCGACATTTCAGCCTAAAAGGAGGACAACATGCAAGTTACAACGAATCCGCTGCAGACGCGCGAAATCAGAAGAACACTCGCATTCCTGGCAATGCTGCTGTTGGTGGTCGGAGCCTCCGTGCTGCTCGAGTTTGAATACGGGGAAGCGCTCAGTGCCTTCCCGGATGCGGCCGTTTGGCTCGCGCAAAATTTTTACCCGAATCAAGCCGCTTGGGTAAAGCTCCCGGATATCCTGGAGAAGTTGACGGAAACGGTGCTGATGTCGGTGGCATCGGCCACTGCCGCGAGTGTTTTCGCCTATGTTTTCGCTCTTTTCGGGGCAGAAGCCACCAAAGTCAACAACGGGCTGGCTTGGGCTTCCAAACTTTTCGCCTCGTTTTTCCGGAATGTGCCGGATATCGTCTGGTCGATGATTTTCCTGTTCTCCTTCGGGATGAACATCATGACCGGGTTCCTGGCGTTGTTCTTCGTGACATTCGGGACCTTGAACCGCGCTTTCATCGAAACCATCGATGAAACGTCGAAGGATTCGGTCGAAGCTTTGACCGCCACCGGTGCAACCCGTTGGCAGATCATCGGCCAGGCGATTTTCCCGAACAGCATCTCGGGCATTATTTCCTGGATCCTGTACAGCATCGAGAACAACGTCCGCAGCGCCACTTTGATCGGCATGCTGACCGGATCGGGGATCGGCCACATCTTCAATCTCTATTACAAAAATCTGGATTACCATTCCTGCAGTCTGATTGTGCTTTGCATCATGACTGTCGTACTCGCACTGGAATCCATCTCAAACCAAGTAAGGAGGTCCATCTTATGAGCGACAACGGTTTGCCATTGGAAGTGGTCCTGAACGAGAAAAAACGCAGAATCGAATCCAACGGTCCGCAGGTATCGAAAGAAATCGGACCGAAAAGCAGTCTTCGCAATGTCTGGTTGGTTCTGGCCGGGTTGGCGCTCGTCAGTTTTTATGCTTTCATCAGTTTCGACTACGGGAACATCGATTGGGGGCTTGCGATCAGCGGGACTTTCGCCAATCTGAAGACGATCTTTCTGGAAGCGGAATTGAGCAGCATCAGCCTGAATGAAGCTTTTCTGCAAGTGGTCATCACCTTTGCGATCGCCTTTTTGACGACCGTATTCTCTGCCATTCTTTCGGTCATTTTGGGTTTGTTGGCCGCACGGAATCTGGGTGGCAAACGATCATCTGCTTTGATCAAGGGCTTTGTCGCGCTTATCCGTGCGATCCCGACTGTCATGTGGGTGCTGATCTTTGCCATCGTATCCGGCTTGGGAAGTGTTGCAGCTGTCATCGGTATTTCCTTCCACTCCTTGGGCTACTTGACGAAGATGTTTTCGGAAAGCTTCGAGGAAATGGATGGCGGCGTCATCGAGGCACTGAAGGCCACAGGAGCCAGCTGGTGGGAGATTGTCTTTCAAGGCGTATTGCCGACCACAATCCGCTCGCTGGTGGCTTGGACCTTCATGCGTTTTGAAATCAACTACATTGTGGCTTTGGGGATGGGGGCGGCTGCGGGTGCCGGTGGCATCGGCTTCAACCTGTTCATGGCCGGGAATTTTTACTATAACATGCGGGAAGTCGGAGCCGTCACTTTCCTGATCCTCTTGACATGCTTCTTGCTTGAGGCAGTCTCCGTAAGGATCAAGCAAAGTCTGGCGACGAAATAAGATTTGGAATGAGGAAATTATCGATGAAGAAATACTTGAAATGGTTGTTGCCGCTGGCGGCTGTACTGGTGCTGTTCGTTCTGACGACGGCATCAGGCGCCCGCTATCAGGCTGTCGACGGGCCGGGTGAATACGCTGACGTGATGGATGAGGAAATCGCCTACCTTTACTTCGGACGGGACACATGCAAGTACTGCCGCGCTTTCGAACCACTGCTGGAGGAATCCATCTCTGAAACGGATGCTGTCGTCTATCATTACGATACGGATGAACACAGTGGGGATGAAAACTTTCAGGACATCTTGGATGCGCACGAAGTCGTGACCGTTCCAAAATTAGTCAAGCTCGAAAAAGGCGAAGTTGTCGACTATGTGGACCATACGGATTCGCAGGATGCGATAACCGCACTTTTGGCTGAAGGGAATTAAGGGCGGATTTCATTTGGATCCGTTCTTGACAGCGAGGAAGACGCTCTTGACGGGCGTCTTTTTTGTTTCCCTGTGAAAGACAACGGATGTTTCAGGAACATCGGGAACAGCTCCGTATTTGTTCAGTTTCCGGCACTTTCCGGCGGCCATCGTATTGATGGTCCTGTGGTTGCGGAAGTGATAAAATAAGCATGAGACAATAGGCTTCAGCAAAGGAGACGAGGAAGATGGGTTATATAATTGAAATGGTGGAAACGCAGGAACAACCGACGTTGATTATGAAAGCGGTTACTTCTGTGGGTGAGTTGCCGAAAATATTGGGGAAGGCTTTCATGGAAATCGTCACGCATATTATGGAATTGGGCGAACAGCCGGTTGGACCGGCATTCGTCGGTTATTTCAACATGGATATGGAAAGGCTCGAACTGGAGATCGGTTTTCCGGTGTCCAAAGAACTGTCTGGAAAAGGCGACATCGAGGCTAGCCACATCCCAGCCGGAAAGCAGGTCACTTGCATGTACAAAGGGCCTTATATGGAGATGCCGCCTGTTTATGAGGAGATCCAGAAATGGATCAAGGATAATGGCTACAAGCCGCTTGGACCGGTTTATGAGCACTACTACAATTCACCGGAAGAGGTTCCCGAAAGCGAACTGCTGACGAAAATCGTCTTCCTCGTCGAGTGATGAAGAGCACCTGCCCTAAGAAGACAAAAATGAGGCGATATCATGACGGATGTAAGGATCAACAAAGAAGTAGAAGCATTTTTTGCCGGAAAACCGGAAGCCAAGGCGCTGTTCATGGCTGTGGAAAGGAAAATCCGGGCAATCGGACCCGCGATCATCAAGGTGAGCAAGACCCAGATTTCTTTCGCTACGCGGACACAATTCGCCTGGGTCTGGATGCCGCAGCCGATGGACCGGAAGCGGCCGCTGCACAGCCTGGTACTGAGCTTCGGCTGCAGGCGCCAGATTGTGCATGATCAAATTGTCGAAGCCATCGAACCGTACCCCGGCCGATGGACGCACCATGTCATCATTGCGGAGGAAGCGGATTTGACATCTGCCGTCGATGCTTGGCTGCGGGAAGCATACCGGTTCTCGGAAACGCGGGGAAATCAGCCTGCTTCAAACATGTAGGCAACCGAAAAGCAAGCGCAAGGGGGAAACATCATGAGTGAAACGCATCTGCACAGAGGGCGCCAGACCGTCAAATTGGGTTTGATCAAAGTCGTTCATGACCTTTTTCCGGAAGAGACGCTGAAGACATCCTATTCCATCCTGGAAGGGGTCTTCTGCAATCTGTACGGTTCGATCCTGTCGACAAGGGAAGTGAAGCGGATCGAACTGAAACTGAGGGAGTGGGTCGAAAAGGACAGCAGCATTGTGTTGCTCGGGAAAGAAGGCGGCTATTACCATTACCAGGTGGGGGACATCATTGTGAAGGCCGTCTATCCGGCTTTGACGGAGCCCCACCTTGTCGAACCGTTCACGATTCTGCCGTTTTCCTACGGGTTCATCGTAGATTTCGGGGATATCGACAAAGGCAGCGACCGGCCGCTGATTCCGCCGGTGCAGTTATCCGCTGCTTTCGAAAAGAACCAGATTTGGATGGACAACATCGATATCGAGCTCGTTGATGACGTCAATGACTATATCCAATCCGGGCGCACGATGAAATTGGTCAGCATCGCAGAAGCCTTGCATGAAAAGGAAATTTCCATCATCGCGGATGCCATCCTGCAGCATCGGCGTGCTTTGCGTCTGCTGCTTGTATCGGGGCCTTCCTCGTCAGGCAAGACATCCTTTGCCCAACGGCTGTCGACGCAGCTG contains these protein-coding regions:
- a CDS encoding PhnD/SsuA/transferrin family substrate-binding protein, coding for MKNVLSKIALLSMSALALAACGNSGSATEDSATETTGEYTDTITIVWYPNESGSDMETSREAIGSYIEEATGKEVEHQLTTDYAIAIEAIANGQANLAFMGAQGYVEAHDKNENVVPLVVPSGESGTLDDAIYYSWINVKKGNEEAYSDGNGGYSLDNIQGKRFSFVSNSSTSGFVVPTSGIIAAFPDEELTQELLMEGGEDRFFSEVLFGGSHQGSAVNLLTDRADVAAFCDTCVANYVEPVDGEKNAVGTTYAVKEDAADPFTGLAGQEFVSIGVTPVLNAPMVINNDVTSPEDQEALLAAFTSEEMNNDPSIWKDPESEESALFEKDGESQFVTAEDAWFDPIRALSAK
- the phnC gene encoding phosphonate ABC transporter ATP-binding protein, with product MPLLEMTHVSKEYTKGTKALSDIHFSVEEGEFISIIGKSGAGKSTLLRCINRMIDPSEGVVMFDGVDTELLNTKELRELRRQIGMIFQHYNLVNRLSVLDNTCHGRLGYTSTLRGVFGAFSNEDKTHAVTILEQLGLKEQIHQRCDQLSGGQKQRVGIARALVQNPKLILCDEPIASLDPSSSRIIMEYLKDINKKMGITVICNLHQVDVAIAYSKRIIGVNGGQIVFDGTPDELTQEKIHEIYGSEAGELITDISA
- a CDS encoding ABC transporter permease subunit — its product is MQVTTNPLQTREIRRTLAFLAMLLLVVGASVLLEFEYGEALSAFPDAAVWLAQNFYPNQAAWVKLPDILEKLTETVLMSVASATAASVFAYVFALFGAEATKVNNGLAWASKLFASFFRNVPDIVWSMIFLFSFGMNIMTGFLALFFVTFGTLNRAFIETIDETSKDSVEALTATGATRWQIIGQAIFPNSISGIISWILYSIENNVRSATLIGMLTGSGIGHIFNLYYKNLDYHSCSLIVLCIMTVVLALESISNQVRRSIL
- a CDS encoding ABC transporter permease subunit; translation: MSDNGLPLEVVLNEKKRRIESNGPQVSKEIGPKSSLRNVWLVLAGLALVSFYAFISFDYGNIDWGLAISGTFANLKTIFLEAELSSISLNEAFLQVVITFAIAFLTTVFSAILSVILGLLAARNLGGKRSSALIKGFVALIRAIPTVMWVLIFAIVSGLGSVAAVIGISFHSLGYLTKMFSESFEEMDGGVIEALKATGASWWEIVFQGVLPTTIRSLVAWTFMRFEINYIVALGMGAAAGAGGIGFNLFMAGNFYYNMREVGAVTFLILLTCFLLEAVSVRIKQSLATK
- a CDS encoding thioredoxin family protein codes for the protein MKKYLKWLLPLAAVLVLFVLTTASGARYQAVDGPGEYADVMDEEIAYLYFGRDTCKYCRAFEPLLEESISETDAVVYHYDTDEHSGDENFQDILDAHEVVTVPKLVKLEKGEVVDYVDHTDSQDAITALLAEGN
- a CDS encoding GyrI-like domain-containing protein; the protein is MGYIIEMVETQEQPTLIMKAVTSVGELPKILGKAFMEIVTHIMELGEQPVGPAFVGYFNMDMERLELEIGFPVSKELSGKGDIEASHIPAGKQVTCMYKGPYMEMPPVYEEIQKWIKDNGYKPLGPVYEHYYNSPEEVPESELLTKIVFLVE
- a CDS encoding DUF5655 domain-containing protein — encoded protein: MTDVRINKEVEAFFAGKPEAKALFMAVERKIRAIGPAIIKVSKTQISFATRTQFAWVWMPQPMDRKRPLHSLVLSFGCRRQIVHDQIVEAIEPYPGRWTHHVIIAEEADLTSAVDAWLREAYRFSETRGNQPASNM